In the Nocardioides marmotae genome, GAGCAGGCCGTTGGGCAACAGGTCGCGCATCAGGTAGAGCAAGGAGTCGTTGTACGTCACCGTGCCGCCGGTGCCGCCGGAGACCTCCTCGCCGGCCTTGGTCTGCGCGATCTCCGAGACGAGGACGGCGGCGATCATGCCGGGCAGGATCGTGATGAACGGGATGAACATCTTCGGGAACGCGCCGATGATCGGCGTCTTGCGCGCCGAGGAGATCGAGTCGGTGGCCATCGCGCGCTGGACCTCGACGAAGTTGGTCGTCCAGTAGCCGAAGGACAGCACGAAGCCGAGGCCGAAGACGATGCCGATGACCGAGAGCAGGTCGGAGTCGAAGCCGGTCAGCGCGTTGCCGGGCCAGGAGTTGAGCTGCTGGGCGGCGGGCACGGTGTCGGGGTTGTCGGCGGCGGCGTCGGTGATCTGGTCCTTCAGCCCGCCCCAGCCCCCGACCCGGTCCAGGCCGATCAGGGTCAGCGGGAGCAGCGCCGCGACGATGACGAAGAACTGCAGCACCTCGTTGTAGATCGCGGCGCTCAGCCCGCCGAGGGTGATGTAGGAGAGCACGACGACCGCGGCGACGATCAGCGCGACGAACAGCGGCCAGCCCAGGAGCGCCTGGATGATTGTGCCGAGCAGGTAGAGGTTGATGCCGGCGATCAGCAGCTGGGCGATCGCGAAGGAGATCGAGTTGACCAGGTGCGCGCCGGTGCCGAACCGGCGGAACATGAACTCCGGCACCGAGCGGACCTTGGAGCCGTAGTAGAAGGGCATCATCACGACGCCGAGGAAGAGCATCGCCGGGATCGCGCCGACCCAGAAGTAGTGCACGGTCGGCAGCCCGAACTCCGCACCGGAGGCGGACATGCCCATGATCTCGACGGCGCCGAGGTTGGCGGCGATGAACGCCAGGCCGGTGACCCAGGCGGGCAGCGAGCGCCCGGACAGAAAGAAGTCGACGGAGTCCGACACCTGCCGGCGGGCCATCACGCCGATACCGAGCACGACGGCGAAGTAGAGACCGACGATCAGGTAGTCCACGGGACCTGCATCGATGAGGGTGTCGCTCGCGAGGACGGTCGGAGCCCAGGTGGCCATGGTGGGCCTTTCGTGACGGCGGTGCGGGGAGCGGTCGCACCCCGGGTTCCGGAGCAGGGCCGCGTCGCCCGATGCCCGGAAGCCGGCGACGACAAACTGCTGCCACGTGTGACGCCAGACCCCTCTTGACATGACGTCACGGTGATGTCACGGTGGTGCGCATGGACATCACGCCGTACGTCGAAGCCTTGCGCCGCGACCTGCTCGCGGCCGCCGAGGCGGCCGGCCCGGAGGCCCGCCAGGCCGCCGAGCGGCTGACGTTCGCCATCGACCCCGCCGCCCGGCTCGCGCTGATGGAGGCCGTCTCCCAGGCGGCCGCCGAGATCACCGCGGAGATGCCGGCCGGGAGCGTCGACGTGCGGCTCAACGGCCGCGACCTGGACTTCGTCGTCGACGCCGCCCCGACCCCGCCCGCCCCGCCCGCGGCCCCCGCGCCCCCGGCCGCTCCCCCGCCGCCGGGCGCGGAGGGCGAGGCCGAGGACGACTCGGTCGCGCGGATCACGCTGCGGCTGCCCGAATCGGTCAAGGCGCGCGCCGAGGAGCTCGCGGCCCGCTCGGGGCAGTCCCTCAACACCTGGCTGGTCGGCGTCGTCCGCGCCGCGACCCGCGAGGGCGCGATCAGCGTCGACATCGACCTCTCCAGCATCCCCTTCCTCGGCGGCGGCGACCCGCTCGGCCGCCGCGGCAACCGCCGGATGAACGGGTGGCTCTAGTCCCATGAGCGAACGACCCGTCATCGAGCACCGCCACCCCGCCCCCGGGCCGGTCGACCTCTACGTCGAGGTCGGCGACGGCCGGGTGCACGTCACCGCGACCGACACCGACCACACGGCCGTGCGGATCACCGGCCACGACGCCCAGGACGTGGCGCTCGAGCTGGGCCCCGAGCAGGTCTCGGTCGTCGCGCCCCGCCGCCGGGCCGGCTTCCTGACCGGGGACCGGTCGCTGGTCGTCGAGGTCGAGGTCCCGCTCGGGACCCGGGTCGTCGCCCGGACCGGCAGCGCCGACGTCGTCCTCGACGGCCGGGCCGGTCGCTGCCAGCTGCGCACCGGCTCCGGCGACGTACGCGTCGAGGAGCTCGGCGCACCCGCCACCGTCGAGACCGGCTCGGGCCGGATCGAGGTGGCGGAGGCGGCCGGCGAGCTGCGGGTCAAGAGCGGGTCCGGCGACGTACGCCTCGGGCACGTTGGCGCCGCCGTCGCCGTCTCCACCGGGTCCGGCACGGTCACCGTCGCCAGCAACGACGGCCCGGTCGCGGTGAAGACCGGCTCCGGCGACCTCGACGTCACCGAGGCCCGCACCGACGTCACTCTGGCCACCGGCAGCGGCGACCTGCGGATCGGCGCAGCGACCCGCGGGCGGGTGACCGCCAAGGGCGCCTCCGGCGACGTCCGCGTCGGCATCCGCCCGGGCACCCCGGTGTGGACCGACATCAGCACCGTCTCGGGCACGGTCCGCTCCGAGCTGCCGAGCACCGGCGCCCCCGCCGAGGGCCAGGACCACGTCGAGCTGCGCGCCCGCACGGTCAGCGGGGACGTCGTCCTCACCCCGGCCTGACCCGACCACCCCCCAGCCCCCCAGACCTCAGGAGCAGCCATGAACGACCAGCACGCCCTCATCGAGCGCGAGGCGCACCACCAGATCACCGAGCGCGTCGCGCGCGCCTCCACCCCGCGGGTGCGGGCCTCGCGCCGGCACCAGGTCGCCCAGGGCCTGCGGCGGTTCGCCGACCGCCTCGACGGCTGACCGGTTCCCGGGTCCCTCGGCGGGGGGTCAGCCCTTCATGGCGACGCCGCGGCGCCAGTACCCCATGAACGACACCTGGCGGCGGTCCATGCCAAGCTCGTTGACCAGCGCCCGCCGCAGGGTGGTGACCACCTTGGACTCGCCGGCGATCCAGGCGTAGACGCCGTCGGTGGTGGTCGCCTCGAGCGGCGCCTCGATCTCGCCGGAGGAGGAGTACATCGGGGTCTCCCAGAGGTCCGGGTCGACCTCCTCGTCGGTGACCTCCTCGACCGCGACCGGCGCGCCGAGGTGCTCGAGGACCGCGGGCTGGAGCAGCGAGCCGAGCTCGGCGCCCTCGCGGGGCAGCCAGGTGATCGTGACGCCCTCGGGGTGCTGCACGGTCTGCACGTCGGCGGCGTACGGGACCTCGAGGAACACCGCCCCCTGCGCGTCGTTCGGCAGCAGCGCGAGCGTCGCGCAGGCCGCCGGCACGGCGGTCTCGTCGCCGGCGATGACGACCCGGCTCGCCGAGCCGGGCACGAACTCGATGCCGCCGAAGGACATCCCCCGCCGCGGGCACATCAGCACGATCCGGTCACCGACGGCCGCGGACGCCGCCCACGACGAGCCCGGGCCGGAGTGCCCGTCGGCCTCGTGCAGGACCATGTCGACGACCAGGCGGGTGTCGGCGCCCTCCCCGCGGACGTCGCGGATCGTGTAGGTCCGCATGTGGCCGCGCTCCTCGGCGGGGCGCGCGAACCAGGCCTGCATCCACCCCTCGTCGGCCCCGGCGACCGACTCCGGCGCAGCGCCGGCCGGCGGGAAGATCAGCTTGATCCGCTGGTCGTAGAGCGGCTGGTCGACGCCGAACTCCGCCAGCGCGGGCGACCCGAGCTCCACGCGCACGAAGCTCGGCGAGAGCCGCCGCACCGAGACGACCTCGACCTCCTCCAGCAGGAGCGGGAGGGCGGGGGAGCTGAGCGTGGTCATCGGGGTCCGATCGTGAGGGTGACCTAACTTAGGCTCACCTTACACGCGGCCCCGCGCCCTGGCCTCAGATCGGCGTGCGGTGGAAGGACTGGAAGGAGCGCGACGGCGTCGGACCGCGCTGGCCCTGGTAGCGCGAGCCGTACTTCTCCGAGCCGTAGGGGTGCTCGGAGGGCGAGGTCAGCCGGAAGAAGCAGAACTGCCCGATCTTCATGCCCGGGTAGAGCTTGATCGGCAGGGTCGCGACGTTGGCCAGCTCCAGCGTGACGTGCCCGGAGAAGCCCGGGTCGACGAAGCCGGCGGTCGCGTGGGTCAGCAGGCCCAGCCGGCCCAGGCTGGACTTGCCCTCGACCCGCGCGGCGATGTCGTCGGGCAGCGTGACGACCTCGTAGGTCGAGCCGAGCACGAACTCCCCCGGGTGCAGGATGAACGCCTCGTCGCCGTCCGGCTCGACCATCCGGGTCAGGTCCGACTGGTCCGCGGCCGGGTCGATGTGCGGGTAGCGGTGGTTCTCGAAGACCCGGAAGAACCGGTCCAGCCGCACGTCGACCGACGACGGCTGGAGCATGGCGGGGTCCCAGGGGTCCAGCGCGATCCGACCGGCGTCGAGCTCGGCACGGATGTCGCGATCGGAGAGCAGCACGGGCGCCAACCTACCGGCCCGCGGCGGCCCCGCCCGCCCCTCGGGACGTCCCGGGGCGGACAATGGCGCCCATGGCGTTCTCGCGGTACGTCGCGATCGGCGACTCCTTCACCGAGGGGGTCGGCGACCCCGACCCCACCCGTCCCAACGGCCTGCGGGGGTGGGCCGACCGGGTCGCGGAGGTGCTCGCGACGAAGGACCCCGACTTCGGGTACGCCAACCTCGCCATCCGCGGCCGCAAGCTCCGCGCGATCCTCGCCGAGCAGGTCGAGCCCGCGCTCGCCCTCGAGCCGGACCTGGTCACCGTCTACGCCGGCGCCAACGACATCGTGCGCCCCAAGGTCGACCTCGACGCCCTCGCCACCGAGTACGACGCCGGCGTCGCCCGGCTTGCCGCGTCCGGCGCCAGGATCGTGCTCTTCACCGCCTTCGACCCCGGCAGCGGCGGGATCTACGCCCCCATCCGCGGGCGGTTCGCGCTCTACAACGAGCACGTCCGCGCCATCGCCGACCGGCACGGCGCCACCATCGCCGACTCCTGGCGCGTGGCCTCCCGCCTGCCCGAGGGCGTGACGGCCAACGACCCGCGCCTGTGGGACGTCGACCGGATGCACCTGGGCCCCGCCGGCCACCAGCTCACCGCGATCATGGTCCTCGACACCCTCGGCGTGCCGCACGACCTCCAGCCGCTCCCGCTCCCCGACCTGCCGGTCCTCAGCCGCCGCGAGAGGCTCCGCGCGGACGCCGCGTGGACCCGGGGGTACCTCGCCCCCTGGATCCAGCGGCGCCTCACCGGCCGCTCGTCGGGCGACAGCATCGAGCCGCGATTCCCGGCCATCGGCCGGGTCGTGTCCCCCGGCGGCGAGTGATCCCCTAGACTCCACGGCGTCGGGTCACCGGCATGCGGATGTAGCTCAGTTGGTAGAGCGCGACCTTCCCAAGGTCGATGTCGCGAGTTCGAGTCTCGTCATCCGCTCCACTTCCTCCCGAGGCCCTCTCGGCCGCGCTCACGAGCGCGACGCTCCCCCCGACGTCGATGTCGCGAGCTCGAGTCTCGTCATCCGCTCCAGTCCTTCCCGAGGCCCTCTCGGCCGCGCTCACGAGCGCGACGCTCCCCCCGACGTCGATGTCGCGAGCTCGAGTCTCGTCATCCTGTGACTTATGGGGCCCATGTGACTCATGGGGCCCATGGGGCACTTGACTAGACCAGTGACGCGTGGGAACAGTGAGCCGTCCGGTCCTTCCCCGCCGCGATGACGGAGCACCCGCATGCCCTCCCCCGCACCTGCCCCCCAGCCCTTCCGCCGGCCCGCCCGATCACCACGCCGCCGCGTGCCCCGCGCCCGCACGGCCGGGCTCGGCGCCCTCGCCCTCCTGCTCGCCGCGGCACCGTTCGTCCCGCGGGACGGCGACGGGCCCGACGGCGCGCTGGCCCCGACCGGCGACCGGACACCGGTCGCGGTGTCCGCGACTGCGGGCACGGGCCGGTCACCCCCGAGCTCGCGGCCGAGATCGACCGCGTGGTCGCCGCCGGCCGGGAGCTCGGCCGGCCGGATCCCCTGGCGGCCCGCCGGGCGCCGGGCGCGCTCGCCGCCGACCTGGTGCGGTGCGCAGACCTGGACGGGCAGCGCTACTGCCTGGGCGCCGGCTGGACCACCGCGACCGAGGCGGAGGTCCGGGCCCGGGTCGCGGCCACGGCACGGGCCGCGACGGCCCGCCGCCAGTCGGTCGAGTCGACCGGTGACCTCGATCCGGCCGCAGCGCTGGTGCGTGCCGCGCGTCTCTCCCCCGCCGAGCGGGCACGTCGGGAGCGGGAGGAGCTCACGATGGCCGCGCGCTCCGTCGCGAAGGTCTGGCTGCTGCGCCACCAGGTCGAGGGCGTCCCCCTCCCGGCGGGGTTCCTCGACGACCACCCCGAGGCGCGGACCACCACCGCCGTCGCCGCCCGGAAGCGCCAGCGCGACTACCCCGAGCGACGGGTGGTCCTCGACACCGAGCAGGTCGCCGAGCAGACCCGGACCTACTGGTGCGGCCCCGGCGCGATGCAGATGATCACCTGGGGCTGGAAGGGCAAGGACCGGGGCCAGGCGCACTGGGCGCGCAAGCTGCGGACCACCACCGCCGGCACCTCGATCTGGGACATGGTCCGCGTGGTCAACGACCACACGGGCTGGGACCGCAAGGCACACGCCGGGCCCTACATCGTGCTCGACATCTCCGGCTACTCCTTCAACAAGTGGATGCTGCTGCAGATGCGCCACCTCGCCGACTACCGCGCGCCTGTCGTGCTCCACCCGGTGCTGCACACGAAGTACTTCCCCTACCTCGACGACGACGCCTCCGGGCACTTCCAGGTCGGTCGCGGCTACAGCAAGCGCGGCGACCGCCCGAGCGCGATCAGCTTCTTCGAGCCGTGGAACCAGCAGCGGTTCGACCCCTCCGAGCCGTTCGTCCAGCGGGTCCAGTGGCGCAACGCCTACAAGAGCTTCCGCGCCAACAAGGCCCACCACCAGCACAACATCGGGGTCTGAGGTGCGCCCCAGCGCCCGGCGGTACGCCGCCGTGGCCGGCCTCGCCGCCTGCCTGCTCCTCGCCGGCTGCTCCGACTCCTCCGACGGCACCGAGCCGAGCGACCTGACCACCGCACCGGCGCCGCTGGCCTGGGAGCCCGTGGCCGGCGGCGTGGACGACACGGTGACCACCAACGGCCGGTGGACGCTGACCGTCGGCGCGGACGGCGACGGCGCGACCCTGTCCGGCCCGGACGGCACGACCGGCACCGGGGTCTCCGCCCGCGAGCGGGTGAGCGACGGGCTGCTCGACGACGACTGGGCCGTCGTGGTCGTCGCGGACCGCCAGGAGACCCGACCGGCCCGGGCGGAGGTGACCGAGCTGGCCACCGGGGAGACCTGGACCATCGACGGGCGCAGCGAGGTCCCGACGACCTCCGGCGGCACCTGGGCGATGGGGGCCGGCCGGCTGGCCCACGCGACCGTCTCCGACGACGGCGGCTACTGCCTGGCCGAGGTCGACCTGGCCACCCGTTCCTCCTCCCTCGGCTGGTGCGCGCCGGACCGGCACGGCTTCAACGGCGCGCGGGTCACGGCCTCCGGGACCGCGCTGATGACCTTCGACGACGGCCGGCCCTCGTGCCGCACGGTCGGGACGGCGGACGGCTCGGACCTCCTCCCGTTCGAGGACGTCACCGACTGCCGGGGCTGGGACGCCCTGGTCCTCGACGACGGCTCGCAGGTCTGGTCGGTGGTGCCGAGGGAGAACCAGGTCGAGACCGCCCGCTTCGCCGCCCGCGCCCCGGGCGGGGAGGTCGTCGACCTCGGGACGGGCACCTCGGGGACGCTCGTCGCGTGCGGCGGCGCGGCCTGGTTCGCGCGCGACCCGCTCCGCGACGGCGACCCGGCCACGCTGGTCCGCTGGACGCCGGAGGAGGGCGCGTCGACGGCGTACGAGACCGACGGCGGACCGGCGTTCCTCGCCGCTCCCCGCTGCGGCGGCTCGCGGATCACCGTGACCGCCCTGACCGAGGGCGGCGACGAGCAGGTCTCCGCCCCCGTCGGGTGACCCGGGGCCGGGCTGCCTAGGGTGGAGCGGTGACCGAGACTCCGCCGTTCGCGGGCATCCCCGTCGCCGCGCTCGACTTCTACGACGACCTCGAGGTCGACAACACGCGGTCGTTCTGGGAGAAGCACAAGGACACCTACCTCACCCAGGTGCGTGCGCCGGTCGAGGCGCTCTGCGCGGCCCTCGAGCCGGAGTTCGGCGCGGCGAAGGTGTTCCGGCCCTACCGCGACGTGCGCTTCGCCAAGGACAAGACGCCGTTCAAGACCCACCAGGGCGCGTTCGTCCGGGCCGCGGAGTCGACCGGGTGGTACGTCGAGGTCTCCCCGCGCGGGGTGCGCACCGGCGGCGGCTTCTACGAGGCGAGCCCGGGCCGCCTCGCGGCGTACCGCGGTGCCGTCGACCACGACCAGCTCGGCCCCGAGCTCGAGGAGATCGTCCGCGGCCTGGAGGCGGCCGGCTGGGAGCGCGGCGGCGACCGGCTCAAGACCTCGCCGCGGGGGTTCGACGTCGACCACCCGCGCATCGACCTGCTGCGCCACCGGTCGCTGAGCCTGGGGCACGTGATCGGCTTCGAGCCGGTCATCCACACCCCGGAGCTGGTCGACGTCGTCCGGGAGGACTGGCGCGCGCTGCGCCCGCTCGTGGAGTGGGTCGCCCGGCACACCACGGTGTGACCGGGGGCCGACCCCCCTCGGCCGACCGCCCTCAGCCGGCGGGCGTGAAGCTCGCCATCGTCCGCTCCGGCTCCCAGTAGGCCTTCATCGAGGCGACCCGCCCGTCCTCGTCCACGACGTAGACCATGACCAGCTCGGTCGTGGTGTGGCTGCCGTCGGCGAAGGACGTCCGGATCCGCCCGACGTTCGCGCAGGTGTCGCCGTTGGCCATCGACTGCTCGATGGTGAACTCGAAGGTGTCGATCGGGGCGATCGCCTTCTCCCAGAACGCCGCGATCCCCGCGTGCCCGTGGTGGCCGCGCCCCTCGGGGTCGAACATCGAGGGCCCGACCGGGTCCTCGAGGACGGCGTCCTCGGCGTACACGGTCAGCCACTCGGCGAGGTCGCCCTTGGCGACCGCGGAGTAGGAGCGCTGCGAGGCGGCGCGGGCCGGGTGCGGGTCGTCCGGGGCGTTCCAGACGACGGCGTCGGAGGTGATCACCCGCGCATCGTAGGCCGGAACGAGAACACGTTCTAGCTGCCTGTGCCTGTCTTCCTGGCTAGTGCGGCTGCCAGGCGTCCTCGTCGGCGGTGCGGGAGGTGACCGCCTTGGGCAGCTTGCCGTCCGCGAGCGCCTGGATCGAGGTCTGCTCGAAGACGTCGCGCAGCGACCGGCGCGCGGCGATCCAGACGTGCTGGAGGACCTCGGCCGACTCGTTGTACGTCACCGCCTCCGGGCGCAGCCCGTAGACCGAGACGAGCGGGCCGTCGACGGCGCGGATCACGTCGGCGACCGAGACCTCGCTGGCCGGGCGGCCCATCCGCCAGCCGCCGGACTGGCCGCGCTGGGAGATGACGACGCCGGCGCGGCGGAGGTCGGCGAGGATCGCCTGGAGGAAGCCGTGCGGGATCTCCTGCAGCCGGCCCAGCTCCTCGGCGCTCACCGCCTTGCCGTCCGCGCGGGAGGCCATCTCGATCAGCGCACGCAGGGCGTAGTCGGACTTGGCGGAGACGCGCATGGGGTCAGTCTGGCAGAGAAGTCGATCCAGTCACTCGACTCGTCCGGCCCACCGACCCCCGCGCGACCCGATCGGCCGCCTCAGGAGGCCGGGGAGAGCTCCGGCTCGACCTCGCCCGCGGCCTCGAGGGCACGCGCGCGGCGCTCCTGCTTGACCGCCCAGACGATGCCGCTGACCCAGGCGACGAAGAGGACGCCGGCGATGACCGCGACGGTCGTGCCCGAGGCGCCGAGGGCGTCGGCGATGGTCCGGGAGTTGGTGAGGACGATCAGGCCACCGGCCGCGACGCCGAGGACGCGGGCGGCGAGCTTGCGGACCAGCCAGGCGGCGATCGGGGCGGCGATCACGCCGCCGGCGAGCAGCGCGAGGGCGTAGGACCAGAGGATGCCCTGCGACCCGAGGGCCAGGATGAAGCCGAGCGAGCCGCCGACGGCGACCACGAACTCCGAGGTGTCGATCGAGCCGACGACCTTGCGCGGCTCCAGGCGGCCCGAGGAGAGCAGCGTCGTCGTGCCGACCGGGCCCCAGCCGCCGCCGCCGATCGCGTCGAGCGCGCCGCCGGCGAGGCCCATGGGGGCGAGCATCTTCGCCGAGGGGCGGGACTTGAACGTGGGCCGGCGGCCGCCGAGCACCAGGAAGCGCCAGATGACGTAGACGCCGAGGCCGAGCAGGATCGCCGCGACCCAGGGCTTGGCGGTGTCACCGTTGAGGTTGGAGAGGAACGTCGCGCCGGCGAAGGCGCCCACGAAGCCGGGCACCGCCAGGATCGAGACGGTGCGCCAGTCGACGTTGCCCATCTTGTGGTGGGAGACGCCCGAGACCAGCGAGGTGCCGATCTCGGAGAAGTGGACGGCCGCCGAGGCCGCGGCCGGCGCGATGCCGGCGGCCAGCAGGAGCGTGGACGACGTGACGCCGTACGCCATGCCCAACGATCCGTCGATGAGCTGAGCGAGGAGGCCGACGACCCCCAGGACGATGAGCTTGCGCATGGTTTCCCCTGGTGTTCTCTCGGTGGTTGCACCACCACCGAGCGGACATGACTAGAAGTACCGTAACACGTATCTCGGGTGTTTCTGTCGACTTTACCGACGTACGGGTGTGGCGAAGATCCGACCGGCCGCCCGGGCGGCCGCTTGCCTGGCCGGAGGGGGCACCCCTACCATGGAAGTTACTGACCAGTAGTACCTGCGTGCTGGCAGCCCCCGGACACATCACGAGACGAAGGTGGAGCAGTGAGCCACTACAAGAGCAACCTCCGCGACATCGAGTTCAACCTCTTCGAGGTGCTGGGCCGCGACGAGGTCCTCGGCACCGGCCCGTTCGCCGAGGTTGACTCCGAGACGGCCCGCTCGATCCTCGCCGAGGTCGACCGCCTCGCCCGCGAGGACCTGGCCGCGTCCTTCGAGGACAGCGACCGCAACCCGCCGGTCTTCGACCCGGCCACGCACACCGCCCCGGTGCCGGAGTCCTTCCAGAAGAGCTACCAGGCCTGGATGGACTCCGAGTACTGGCGTCTCCAGATCAGCGAGGACCTCGGCGGCACCCCCGCCCCCTCCAGCCTGGTCTGGGCGATCGGCGAGATGGTGCTCGGCGCGAACGCCCCGGTGTGGATGTACGCCGCCGGGCCGGCGTTCGCCGAGATCGTCCACCGCAACGGCAACGACCGCGACAAGAAGATCGCCTCCCACATGATCGACCGCCAGTGGGGCGCGACCATGGTGCTGACCGAGCCCGACGCGGGCTCCGACGTCGGCGCCGGCCGGGCCAAGGCCACCGCGAACGAGGACGGCACCTGGAACATCGAGGGCGTCAAGCGCTTCATCACCTCGGGCGAGCACGACATGAGCGAGAACATCATGCACCTCACGCTGGCCCGCCCGGTCGGCGTCGAGGGCGCCGGCGGCCCCGGCACCAAGGGCCTCTCGCTCTTCCTCGTGCCGAAGTACCACTTCGACGTGGAGACCGGCGAGCTGACCGGTGAGCGCAACGGCGTCTACGTCACCAACGTCGAGCACAAGATGGGCATCAAGGTCTCCAACACCTGCGAGGTCACCTTCGGTGACGCCTCCGTCGGTGGCGGCGAGCCGGCCCGCGGCTGGCTGCTCGGCGAGGTCCACGACGGCATCGCGCAGATGTTCCAGGTCATCGAGAACGCCCGCATGCTCGTCGGCACCAAGGCGATCGCCACCCTGTCGACCGGCTACCTGAACGCGCTGGACTACGCCAAGACCCGCGTCCAGGGCGCCGACCTCACCCAGGCGTCGGACAAGACCGCGCCGCGGGTGACGATCACCCACCACCCCGACGTCCGCCGCTCGCTGATGGTGCAGAAGTCCTTCGCCGAGGCGATGCGCTCGCTGGTGCTCTACACCGCCAGCTGGCAGGACAAGGTCCAGCTCGCCCAGCACAACGGGCAGATGGACAGCGAGGAGACCAAGCTCGCCGAGGCGGTCAACGACCTGCTGCTCCCGATCGTCAAGGGCTACGGCTCGGAGCGGTCGTGGGTCCTGCTGGGCACCGAGTCGCTGCAGACCTTCGGCGGCTCGGGCTTCCTCCAGGAGTACCCGATCGAGCAGTACGTCCGCGACGCGAAGATCGACACCCTCTACGAGGGCACCACCGCGATCCAGGGCCAGGACTTCTTCTTCCGCAAGATCGTCAAGGACCAGGGCCGCGCGCTGGGCCACATCGCCGGCGAGATCACGGCGTTCATCGAGAGCGAGGCCGGCAACGGCCGCCTGAAGAACGAGCGCCAGCTGCTCGCCACGGCGCTCGACGACGCCAACGCGATGGTCGGCCACCTGATCAACGACCTGATGTCGGCGCAGGAGGAGCTGCGCAACATCTACAAGGTCGGGCTGAACACCACCCGCCTGCTGATGGCGCTCGGCGACGTCGTCTGCGCGTGGCTGCTGCTGCGCCAGGCCGAGGTGGCGCTGGAGAAGCTCGGCGGCGACCCGGGCAAGGACCAGGCGTTCTACGAGGGCAAGGTCGCCGCGGCGCAGTTCTTCGCGGCCACCAACCTCCCCCGCATCAGCGCGGAGCGGGCGATCGCCGAGGCGACCGACCTCTCGCTGATGGACCTCGACGAGTCGGCGTTCTGATCACCGCCTGAGGCTCGTACGACGTACGACGCCCCCGGACCCGCTCGGGTCCGGGGGCGTCGTCGTCCCCGGGCTCTCAGCGCACGGCCCCTCAGCGCAGGGCGCGCCGCGCGGCCCGGCGCACGTCGTCGGAGAGCGTGTCCAGCAGCGCCGAGCGGAGCCGCCAGCGCTGCCAGTGCAGGGGCACGTCGAGGTGGTGGCGCCGGTCGAGCCGGACCAGGTGGCCCGCCCGCTCCTCGGGGCCCAGCTGCGGCTCGGGCAGCGCGCCCCAGCCCAGCCCGAGGCGGACCGCCTCGAGGAAGTCCGCCGAGGTCGGGACCCGGTGCACCACCGGCGGGAGGCCGAGCCCGCGCCCGGCGAGCAGCTCGTGCTGGAGGGCGTCCTTGTCGTCGAAGACCACGACCGGCATCCGGGCCCAGTCCACGCCCCGGCCCCGCCGGTGCCGCTCGACCAGCGCCGGCGCCGCGGCGGCGGCGTACCGCAGGGTGCCGAGCGGCTCGACCGAGCAGCCCTGGACCGCCACCGGGTCGCTGGTGACCGCGGCCAGGACGGTGCCGGCGCGCAGCAGGTCCGCCGACCAGGCCTGGTCGAGCACGTGCAGCCGGAGGGCGGCGCCCCCGCGCTCGGCGACGGCGGCCAGGACGTCGTGGAACCAGGTGGCCAGCGAGTCGGCGTTGACCGCGACCGGCAGCTGCGGCACGCCGGCCTCGTCGCCGCCGAGCTCGCGCAGCGCCTCCTCGTGCAGGTGGGTGGTCTGGCGGGCGAGCCGGAGCAGCGCCTCGCCGGCGGCCGTCGGCTCGGCCGGCACCGTGCGTCGTACGACGACCTGCCCGACCTCGGACTCCAGCGCCCGGATCCGCTGGCTGACCGCGCTGGGCGTGAGGTGCAGGTGACGGGCCGCCGCGTCGAACGTGCCGTGGTCGGCGATCGCGGTCAGGGCGGCGAGCCAGCC is a window encoding:
- a CDS encoding LysR family transcriptional regulator ArgP; translation: MHLDPGWLAALTAIADHGTFDAAARHLHLTPSAVSQRIRALESEVGQVVVRRTVPAEPTAAGEALLRLARQTTHLHEEALRELGGDEAGVPQLPVAVNADSLATWFHDVLAAVAERGGAALRLHVLDQAWSADLLRAGTVLAAVTSDPVAVQGCSVEPLGTLRYAAAAAPALVERHRRGRGVDWARMPVVVFDDKDALQHELLAGRGLGLPPVVHRVPTSADFLEAVRLGLGWGALPEPQLGPEERAGHLVRLDRRHHLDVPLHWQRWRLRSALLDTLSDDVRRAARRALR
- a CDS encoding nuclear transport factor 2 family protein — its product is MITSDAVVWNAPDDPHPARAASQRSYSAVAKGDLAEWLTVYAEDAVLEDPVGPSMFDPEGRGHHGHAGIAAFWEKAIAPIDTFEFTIEQSMANGDTCANVGRIRTSFADGSHTTTELVMVYVVDEDGRVASMKAYWEPERTMASFTPAG
- a CDS encoding RrF2 family transcriptional regulator, whose protein sequence is MRVSAKSDYALRALIEMASRADGKAVSAEELGRLQEIPHGFLQAILADLRRAGVVISQRGQSGGWRMGRPASEVSVADVIRAVDGPLVSVYGLRPEAVTYNESAEVLQHVWIAARRSLRDVFEQTSIQALADGKLPKAVTSRTADEDAWQPH
- a CDS encoding acyl-CoA dehydrogenase → MSHYKSNLRDIEFNLFEVLGRDEVLGTGPFAEVDSETARSILAEVDRLAREDLAASFEDSDRNPPVFDPATHTAPVPESFQKSYQAWMDSEYWRLQISEDLGGTPAPSSLVWAIGEMVLGANAPVWMYAAGPAFAEIVHRNGNDRDKKIASHMIDRQWGATMVLTEPDAGSDVGAGRAKATANEDGTWNIEGVKRFITSGEHDMSENIMHLTLARPVGVEGAGGPGTKGLSLFLVPKYHFDVETGELTGERNGVYVTNVEHKMGIKVSNTCEVTFGDASVGGGEPARGWLLGEVHDGIAQMFQVIENARMLVGTKAIATLSTGYLNALDYAKTRVQGADLTQASDKTAPRVTITHHPDVRRSLMVQKSFAEAMRSLVLYTASWQDKVQLAQHNGQMDSEETKLAEAVNDLLLPIVKGYGSERSWVLLGTESLQTFGGSGFLQEYPIEQYVRDAKIDTLYEGTTAIQGQDFFFRKIVKDQGRALGHIAGEITAFIESEAGNGRLKNERQLLATALDDANAMVGHLINDLMSAQEELRNIYKVGLNTTRLLMALGDVVCAWLLLRQAEVALEKLGGDPGKDQAFYEGKVAAAQFFAATNLPRISAERAIAEATDLSLMDLDESAF
- a CDS encoding sulfite exporter TauE/SafE family protein, which encodes MRKLIVLGVVGLLAQLIDGSLGMAYGVTSSTLLLAAGIAPAAASAAVHFSEIGTSLVSGVSHHKMGNVDWRTVSILAVPGFVGAFAGATFLSNLNGDTAKPWVAAILLGLGVYVIWRFLVLGGRRPTFKSRPSAKMLAPMGLAGGALDAIGGGGWGPVGTTTLLSSGRLEPRKVVGSIDTSEFVVAVGGSLGFILALGSQGILWSYALALLAGGVIAAPIAAWLVRKLAARVLGVAAGGLIVLTNSRTIADALGASGTTVAVIAGVLFVAWVSGIVWAVKQERRARALEAAGEVEPELSPAS